TttctcataaattattttcaaaatcaaaaaaaaaatttttaaacaaccgttaaaacaacaaaacaaaaatggTACCATTCAAACTCGatttacttttaaaacaacatatatatgtatacaaatgTAACGGTATTCATTACTTTAGGCCACCATgcataaacatatatgtacattctatatataaagatagatatatatatgtagcagTAAAGTAAGTAAGACACACAAGCTAGATTTTATGAAAGTGGTTCGCCCACTCGTTACATGAGTGCTTAGCCAGCAACGTACGCTAATGTCTACTTAAGAACAATCAGTGCGTTTTTTTTAGTGAGCCATAAGTGGGCATATTTGTCATCCTCATTTTAATTAGCCTTTCGAAATTCACTTCACCCACTTGGTGTCGCCCAagtaaagataaataaatcctAAATTGTCAATAtattcccaaaaaaaaaaaaaaaaggattttttgacgcaaaaaacttttatttgctccaatattttttttgcgttataaattgaaaacaaaaatttccttagggtaattaaaatttgacaaCCCTGCTTTGAAATTTGACGACAGTAGAGCACTACCTCTTCGCTTCgcgttcgaggtgtgcaattattgctatcaattttttctagtcctaagaaaaatttaattttcaatttacaatgcaaaatatttcttgcgccaataAATCCTTTTCTTTTCTGTGTAGAATacatgatttaataaaataattttttttcagtatgcATCGGTACAAATGGAAGAATTTCAGCCCCATCAAACACATTGCACCACTACCGTAATCTCCGTGACCGGTATACAAACTGTACTTATGTCGACGGTAATCTGGAGATAACGTGGATACAAAATGATACCCTGGATTTAAGCTTTCTGCAATATATACGAGAAGTAACTGGCTATGTATTAATAAGTCACTGTGATGTACGTCGTATCGTGTTGCCACGTTTGCAAATAATACGCGGCCGTACCTTGTTCAAGCTAAATATCCATCCACATGAATTTGCATTGATCGTAACAATGACTGGAATATACAATCTCGAATTACCGGCACTGCGTGATATTCTCGCTGGCAGTGTCGGTATGTATCACAATTACAATCTTTGTCAcatgaaaacaataaattggGATGAGATAATAAGTGGCCCGCAAGCTAAATACGTTTATGTTTACAATTTTACGTCACCTGAACGTTCATGTCCAGCGTGCGATCCGAGCTGCGTCCAAGGCTGCTGGGGCGAGGGTCCAGAAAACTGTCAAAAGTTTTCCAAAACAAATTGCTCACCTCAGTGCTGGCAAGGACGTTGTTTCGGTTCACAGCCACGTGAATGCTGCCATCTATTTTGTGCCGGTGGGTGCACTGGTCCCAAACAAAGCGACTGTTTGGCTTGCAAGAGTTTTATGGACGACGGAGTTTGTACCCTCGAGTGCCCGCCAATGCAGACATACAACCCGACGACTTATTCCTGGGAAGTTAATCCTAACGGCAAGTATGCCTACGGAGCCACGTGTGTTAAAAAATGCCCAGAGCATCTTCTTAAAGACAATGGAGCTTGCGTTAGATCATGTCCGCCGAAGAAAAAGGCCAAAAACAGCGAATGCGTTCCATGCGATGGTCCCTGTCCTAAAACTTGCTCTGGTGTCAACACCGTTCACTCcggaaatatcgaaaaattcaaagacTGCACAGTTATTGATGGTTCTATTACAATAGTCGACCATACTTTCACTGGGTACCAAGACATCCTTTCAAACTACTCATTCGGACCAAGATGGCCACCGATGCATCCAAATAAACTTGAAGTTTTTCATACGCTTAAAGAAATAACCGGCTTCTTAAATATTCAGGGTAATCATAAGGACTTTACCAATTTGACATACTTTAGAAATCTTGAAATAATTGGCGGACGACAATTGACTGAATACTTTGCCTCGCTCTATGTCGTACAAACTGCTCTAGTTTCTTTTGGACTTCGATCTCTCAAGAGAATAAATTCTGGGTCTGTTGTTATTTTGGAAAACAAGAACTTGTGTTACGCACAAAGCATACATTGGAACAAAATAAGGAACTCATCTGAACATGATACTTTGGTGTCCAACAACAAAAATGAAACCTTGTGCAGTAAgtttttaactaataattaataattattactatgatTACATTAATTATCTAGTCCAACGTGGACTTTGCCTAGAAATCAAACGTCCGTTTTTTAATGCTGTCCATTTCGAAACGTTTTACTTGATAACATAAATTAAAGTCTTATAGCAGTTATAGATTTTTATACATCCGTTAAAGTTTTTaagtatacatttttaattatagatttCGTGAAAAcgtttatgtaaatttatatcagACACTTTTTCTAATAGACAGTGGTAGAAATTCTGAGAAAGCGGCAAAATAAAACTATAGTTTATTACTTTAATGTGATTACAGAACAAGAAGGCCAAGTTTGCGACGAACAATGTTCAGATGCAGGCTGCTGGGGTCCAGGACCATCGCAGTGTCTTTCGTGTAAAAACTATGTTTTCGATAACGTCTGCTTGGAAAACTGCAGTGTCATATCTGGGTAAGTTGATAAATCCTACATGGAAAAAACGGTTCtgtaaaaatgacaaaaatctgtaaaattttcagaagTTTCTCTGTAAATTGGCTTATGTAATTTGtactaaacaaaaaattttatttttacattttgaggctgtaataattacatagTGAAGTTGTAGAATTTATAGaagtatttatgtaaaaaatgcAAAGTGACTTATGTAAATATCCTAATAGTCATTTTGTCCTAAAGTTGATGgcaactttaaaattaaatttacccgCAATCTGCTGCCggaatttgatgaaaaatttacaacaaaaatttaaaagaaaaatttttgcttaattttacacacggaaagaaattttctttaaaaattaccgctaaattcactgtaatcgtgggacgAATGGCACGACCTAATCACTTATCGGGagtgagataatttttaactttttttcaacaaattttatcgtagtctactgtaaattttattcggttttcggtaaattttatgaagtctaccacaaaataaataaattttttcgtaatttttatttcaaaaatgataataaataaaagcgcagcattatgtcccacgattacagtgaatttaacggtaatttttaaagaaaatttctttccgtgcagTACAGTACATACTTTAGCTTTATATTATAGTCAAAAAACAGATTTATAAAAGTTGACGAATAattgctgtcaaattgaatGGCAATTTGTTCAACAATTTGCTCGAAACTTGCATTTGgaatttgacagaaaattgaaaagttaACTGGCTATTAAGGTATAATATCTGAGCAGGGTATAATTAATCTGGAGGGTAAATATAGAGGGTAAATtaccaataataatttaccagCTACAAGGCAAATACTAGATATCTTACTAAAAGAAGGACCATTATCTTCATCAATATGTGTAACAATTACAGTAtcatacattaatttttttctgtacataatttatatatttgaaagacttaatattttttggtatAGTTTGCGCGGTTTATTTGTTCgagggaaatttttttttaaaaacaaacttctaaaattacaaaaatattttgtaaagataacatcatatttttttgttacatgtAGATTTTACGTGAACTATCAGTAAATATTTCGTATaatctacagaaaaaatatgtaattttcagataatgtgtaaaaataacatattttatctGTAAATGTTACAGATAATatcatcagtaaattttacagatttttttacagaactgtttttttcgtgtaaagaaaatcttgtttttatttaatagtgcgtatgtttttttttaaattgcataCGTGTCAGGATTGgaggtaaaataaataagcaaatctaaattttaatgatgataacaatattcgatttatttatattattacagAATATATAAAGCAGGTTCCCGCGAATGTAAGAACTGTCACGAGGAGTGTGATGGCACCTGTAACGGACCTAAGGCCGAGAACTGCAATAAATGCAAACACACGCGCGACGGCCCGTTCTGCGTAAAAGAATGTCCGACTTCTAAATATAACGATAACGGTGTATGCAAACCTTGTCACAAGAACTGCGTAGGCGGTTGCGAGGGCCCGGAAAATAATATCGGCCCGAATGGCTGTCACAGTTGCGAGAAAGCAATAATGAATAACAACAGCGTGCCTGAGGGATGTCTCCAGAAGCTCGACAATTGTCCTGAGGGTTACTTTTACGAGTGGGTCAGCCCTCAAGAGAAAGGTCCCCTGAAGGTGTTGGCGGGTAAGGCTGTCTGCAGACGCTGCCATCCGCTCTGCAAAAATTGTACCGGGTACGGAACACACGAGCAAGTGTGCCGTGAGTGTGTTGACTTtaaactcggtgaaaattgCGTGCACGACTGCCCGGAAAACAGCAATTATATATTACCCAACACTAATCCTAAAATATGTATACCCTGTGCGTCTGAGTGCGACGGCTGCTATGGTCCAGAATCCCATCAGTGTTACCGCTGTCGCAGCTTCAAAGTTCATCTCGATACCAAAGCATCCAACAATGTCACTCTTTTTAACTGTACCAACACATGTCCAACAGAAACTTCCTACAAAGTTACGTCCGAAGACGGTCGCGATACTTATTGCGAGTCTCAGACACTCAGTTCTCAATTGGAACATGAAATAAAACCCATGATTTTGGGTATTGTCAGTGTTGTTCTGCTGATTATTATGATGATCGGGGCGATAGTTCTGTGTCGTTGGCGTATcaagagtaaaaataaagaaaacacGGTTAAAATGACCATGGCTTTGACTGGTCTTGATGACAACGAACCTCTGAGACCCACGGGATTGAAACCAAACCTCGCGAAACTTAGAATAATAAAGGAAGAAGAGATGCGGAAGGGCGGACAACTTGGATACGGAGCTTTCGGTAATGTTTATAAAGGTGTATGGGTACCGGAAGGTGAAAACGTCAAAATACCTGTTGCCATAAAAGTTTTACATGAAAATACGGGTGCGAATACTTCGAAAGAATTTTTAGACGAAGCTTACATTATGGCTAGTGTCGAGCATCCTAATTTACTGCAGCTTCTCGCAGTTTGCATGACGTCGCAGATGATGTTGGTGACGCAGTTGATGCCACTGGGATGTCTGCTGGACTTTGTAAGAACTTACAAAGACAAAATAGGCTCTAAGCCGCTGCTCAATTGGTCGACACAGATCGCACGTGGTATGGCATATTTGGAAGAACGGAGACTAGTTCATCGTGATCTTGCGGCGCGTAATGTTTTAGTACAGACATCAAATTGTATTAAGATAACGGACTTCGGTCTCGCTAAGCTGCTGGATATCAACGAGGAGCAGTACAAGGCTGCTGGGGGTAAAATGCCCATAAAATGGCTGGCTCTTGAGTGCATTCAGCACCGGGTTTTTACCCACAAATCCGATGTATGGGCATTCGGTGTCACCATTTGGGAAGTTTTGACCTACGGAGAACGACCTTATGACAATGTACCTGCGCGGAATGTACCCGAGCTGCTGGAGAAAGGCGAAAGATTACCACAGCCAGCAATTTGTTCAATAGATGTCTATATGATTATGGTTAAATGTTGGATGCTGGATGCTGAATCACGACCGACATTCAAAGAACTTGCTGATGAGTTCGCTAAAATGTCAAGGGATCCTGGCCGTTATCTTGCCATCAAAggtgataaatatatgagacTGCCTTCTTATACATTACaggtttgtttatttttttttattcaaatttaattttactagttgactaaatttttatatttcacttttaaaataatctagtaaaattttttaataaaaaagaaatataagaactaaaaaaactagtgttattttattgaattagtattataatttttaaaaaatttatttatttaacagaaTAAATTTCAGGATGAAAAGGAAATGATACGAAATTTGGCATCAGCAGTCGAGGGACCCGAAGCCCTAGTAGATGCTGATGAATATCTGCAACCAAAATCACGAGCGCCGATTCCTCCCGGGCTGTCGGTGCCAAGTATAACAGACTCGCCGCCAAACACGCCCATAAGATCGTGCTGGCCAACCGGGATCCCGTCACACGCAGCCGCTGACTCGCCGACGCCACAAAATCAACAGAACTGGGACCGCGAGCTGTTGAGGTACGGTACAGCTGAACGTAGTGAAAGCACGTCAGGAACAAATGACGGTGGAATTAATCAACGCACACAATCATACCAACATCACCACCCACATTCTCATCATAATAACaatcaccatcatcatcaacaCAGTCTAAATCACCAGCATCATCAGCACCAACATTCAGGAAATTACAATTGTCCTAATGATCAGCATTGTCGAAATATTATTGGTAGTGCGGACAATA
The DNA window shown above is from Microplitis mediator isolate UGA2020A chromosome 1, iyMicMedi2.1, whole genome shotgun sequence and carries:
- the LOC130664123 gene encoding epidermal growth factor receptor isoform X4; protein product: MYHYRHSTSWALSTFHVCAVTFLFIVIVGSNNVLGDLNSEFVKGKICIGTNGRISAPSNTLHHYRNLRDRYTNCTYVDGNLEITWIQNDTLDLSFLQYIREVTGYVLISHCDVRRIVLPRLQIIRGRTLFKLNIHPHEFALIVTMTGIYNLELPALRDILAGSVGMYHNYNLCHMKTINWDEIISGPQAKYVYVYNFTSPERSCPACDPSCVQGCWGEGPENCQKFSKTNCSPQCWQGRCFGSQPRECCHLFCAGGCTGPKQSDCLACKSFMDDGVCTLECPPMQTYNPTTYSWEVNPNGKYAYGATCVKKCPEHLLKDNGACVRSCPPKKKAKNSECVPCDGPCPKTCSGVNTVHSGNIEKFKDCTVIDGSITIVDHTFTGYQDILSNYSFGPRWPPMHPNKLEVFHTLKEITGFLNIQGNHKDFTNLTYFRNLEIIGGRQLTEYFASLYVVQTALVSFGLRSLKRINSGSVVILENKNLCYAQSIHWNKIRNSSEHDTLVSNNKNETLCKQEGQVCDEQCSDAGCWGPGPSQCLSCKNYVFDNVCLENCSVISGIYKAGSRECKNCHEECDGTCNGPKAENCNKCKHTRDGPFCVKECPTSKYNDNGVCKPCHKNCVGGCEGPENNIGPNGCHSCEKAIMNNNSVPEGCLQKLDNCPEGYFYEWVSPQEKGPLKVLAGKAVCRRCHPLCKNCTGYGTHEQVCRECVDFKLGENCVHDCPENSNYILPNTNPKICIPCASECDGCYGPESHQCYRCRSFKVHLDTKASNNVTLFNCTNTCPTETSYKVTSEDGRDTYCESQTLSSQLEHEIKPMILGIVSVVLLIIMMIGAIVLCRWRIKSKNKENTVKMTMALTGLDDNEPLRPTGLKPNLAKLRIIKEEEMRKGGQLGYGAFGNVYKGVWVPEGENVKIPVAIKVLHENTGANTSKEFLDEAYIMASVEHPNLLQLLAVCMTSQMMLVTQLMPLGCLLDFVRTYKDKIGSKPLLNWSTQIARGMAYLEERRLVHRDLAARNVLVQTSNCIKITDFGLAKLLDINEEQYKAAGGKMPIKWLALECIQHRVFTHKSDVWAFGVTIWEVLTYGERPYDNVPARNVPELLEKGERLPQPAICSIDVYMIMVKCWMLDAESRPTFKELADEFAKMSRDPGRYLAIKGDKYMRLPSYTLQNKFQDEKEMIRNLASAVEGPEALVDADEYLQPKSRAPIPPGLSVPSITDSPPNTPIRSCWPTGIPSHAAADSPTPQNQQNWDRELLSADNRSSRYCSDPLKIIAGVRDCDVTDDCFQPEVATIHQQAQVGNLKLDLPLDEDDYLMPSPQIPANATQYMDLIGDTKPTETEPKRLINGYRKYPEFLSIAGKTSLDNPEYIMGQDDGPLTPQIIGIPTADLGKVLANGAFGSQQVKQRCNEEESDHEYYNDFDRLERERQPLNSLRKNETTV
- the LOC130664123 gene encoding epidermal growth factor receptor isoform X2, coding for MYHYRHSTSWALSTFHVCAVTFLFIVIVGSNNVLGDLNSEFVKGKICIGTNGRISAPSNTLHHYRNLRDRYTNCTYVDGNLEITWIQNDTLDLSFLQYIREVTGYVLISHCDVRRIVLPRLQIIRGRTLFKLNIHPHEFALIVTMTGIYNLELPALRDILAGSVGMYHNYNLCHMKTINWDEIISGPQAKYVYVYNFTSPERSCPACDPSCVQGCWGEGPENCQKFSKTNCSPQCWQGRCFGSQPRECCHLFCAGGCTGPKQSDCLACKSFMDDGVCTLECPPMQTYNPTTYSWEVNPNGKYAYGATCVKKCPEHLLKDNGACVRSCPPKKKAKNSECVPCDGPCPKTCSGVNTVHSGNIEKFKDCTVIDGSITIVDHTFTGYQDILSNYSFGPRWPPMHPNKLEVFHTLKEITGFLNIQGNHKDFTNLTYFRNLEIIGGRQLTEYFASLYVVQTALVSFGLRSLKRINSGSVVILENKNLCYAQSIHWNKIRNSSEHDTLVSNNKNETLCKQEGQVCDEQCSDAGCWGPGPSQCLSCKNYVFDNVCLENCSVISGIYKAGSRECKNCHEECDGTCNGPKAENCNKCKHTRDGPFCVKECPTSKYNDNGVCKPCHKNCVGGCEGPENNIGPNGCHSCEKAIMNNNSVPEGCLQKLDNCPEGYFYEWVSPQEKGPLKVLAGKAVCRRCHPLCKNCTGYGTHEQVCRECVDFKLGENCVHDCPENSNYILPNTNPKICIPCASECDGCYGPESHQCYRCRSFKVHLDTKASNNVTLFNCTNTCPTETSYKVTSEDGRDTYCESQTLSSQLEHEIKPMILGIVSVVLLIIMMIGAIVLCRWRIKSKNKENTVKMTMALTGLDDNEPLRPTGLKPNLAKLRIIKEEEMRKGGQLGYGAFGNVYKGVWVPEGENVKIPVAIKVLHENTGANTSKEFLDEAYIMASVEHPNLLQLLAVCMTSQMMLVTQLMPLGCLLDFVRTYKDKIGSKPLLNWSTQIARGMAYLEERRLVHRDLAARNVLVQTSNCIKITDFGLAKLLDINEEQYKAAGGKMPIKWLALECIQHRVFTHKSDVWAFGVTIWEVLTYGERPYDNVPARNVPELLEKGERLPQPAICSIDVYMIMVKCWMLDAESRPTFKELADEFAKMSRDPGRYLAIKGDKYMRLPSYTLQDEKEMIRNLASAVEGPEALVDADEYLQPKSRAPIPPGLSVPSITDSPPNTPIRSCWPTGIPSHAAADSPTPQNQQNWDRELLRYGTAERSESTSGTNDGGINQRTQSYQHHHPHSHHNNNHHHHQHSLNHQHHQHQHSGNYNCPNDQHCRNIIGSADNRSSRYCSDPLKIIAGVRDCDVTDDCFQPEVATIHQQAQVGNLKLDLPLDEDDYLMPSPQIPANATQYMDLIGDTKPTETEPKRLINGYRKYPEFLSIAGKTSLDNPEYIMGQDDGPLTPQIIGIPTADLGKVLANGAFGSQQVKQRCNEEESDHEYYNDFDRLERERQPLNSLRKNETTV
- the LOC130664123 gene encoding epidermal growth factor receptor isoform X3; amino-acid sequence: MARAIAIGILLTVFASICAEVIEERVCIGTNGRISAPSNTLHHYRNLRDRYTNCTYVDGNLEITWIQNDTLDLSFLQYIREVTGYVLISHCDVRRIVLPRLQIIRGRTLFKLNIHPHEFALIVTMTGIYNLELPALRDILAGSVGMYHNYNLCHMKTINWDEIISGPQAKYVYVYNFTSPERSCPACDPSCVQGCWGEGPENCQKFSKTNCSPQCWQGRCFGSQPRECCHLFCAGGCTGPKQSDCLACKSFMDDGVCTLECPPMQTYNPTTYSWEVNPNGKYAYGATCVKKCPEHLLKDNGACVRSCPPKKKAKNSECVPCDGPCPKTCSGVNTVHSGNIEKFKDCTVIDGSITIVDHTFTGYQDILSNYSFGPRWPPMHPNKLEVFHTLKEITGFLNIQGNHKDFTNLTYFRNLEIIGGRQLTEYFASLYVVQTALVSFGLRSLKRINSGSVVILENKNLCYAQSIHWNKIRNSSEHDTLVSNNKNETLCKQEGQVCDEQCSDAGCWGPGPSQCLSCKNYVFDNVCLENCSVISGIYKAGSRECKNCHEECDGTCNGPKAENCNKCKHTRDGPFCVKECPTSKYNDNGVCKPCHKNCVGGCEGPENNIGPNGCHSCEKAIMNNNSVPEGCLQKLDNCPEGYFYEWVSPQEKGPLKVLAGKAVCRRCHPLCKNCTGYGTHEQVCRECVDFKLGENCVHDCPENSNYILPNTNPKICIPCASECDGCYGPESHQCYRCRSFKVHLDTKASNNVTLFNCTNTCPTETSYKVTSEDGRDTYCESQTLSSQLEHEIKPMILGIVSVVLLIIMMIGAIVLCRWRIKSKNKENTVKMTMALTGLDDNEPLRPTGLKPNLAKLRIIKEEEMRKGGQLGYGAFGNVYKGVWVPEGENVKIPVAIKVLHENTGANTSKEFLDEAYIMASVEHPNLLQLLAVCMTSQMMLVTQLMPLGCLLDFVRTYKDKIGSKPLLNWSTQIARGMAYLEERRLVHRDLAARNVLVQTSNCIKITDFGLAKLLDINEEQYKAAGGKMPIKWLALECIQHRVFTHKSDVWAFGVTIWEVLTYGERPYDNVPARNVPELLEKGERLPQPAICSIDVYMIMVKCWMLDAESRPTFKELADEFAKMSRDPGRYLAIKGDKYMRLPSYTLQNKFQDEKEMIRNLASAVEGPEALVDADEYLQPKSRAPIPPGLSVPSITDSPPNTPIRSCWPTGIPSHAAADSPTPQNQQNWDRELLRYGTAERSESTSGTNDGGINQRTQSYQHHHPHSHHNNNHHHHQHSLNHQHHQHQHSGNYNCPNDQHCRNIIGSADNRSSRYCSDPLKIIAGVRDCDVTDDCFQPEVATIHQQAQVGNLKLDLPLDEDDYLMPSPQIPANATQYMDLIGDTKPTETEPKRLINGYRKYPEFLSIAGKTSLDNPEYIMGQDDGPLTPQIIGIPTADLGKVLANGAFGSQQVKQRCNEEESDHEYYNDFDRLERERQPLNSLRKNETTV
- the LOC130664123 gene encoding epidermal growth factor receptor isoform X1; the encoded protein is MYHYRHSTSWALSTFHVCAVTFLFIVIVGSNNVLGDLNSEFVKGKICIGTNGRISAPSNTLHHYRNLRDRYTNCTYVDGNLEITWIQNDTLDLSFLQYIREVTGYVLISHCDVRRIVLPRLQIIRGRTLFKLNIHPHEFALIVTMTGIYNLELPALRDILAGSVGMYHNYNLCHMKTINWDEIISGPQAKYVYVYNFTSPERSCPACDPSCVQGCWGEGPENCQKFSKTNCSPQCWQGRCFGSQPRECCHLFCAGGCTGPKQSDCLACKSFMDDGVCTLECPPMQTYNPTTYSWEVNPNGKYAYGATCVKKCPEHLLKDNGACVRSCPPKKKAKNSECVPCDGPCPKTCSGVNTVHSGNIEKFKDCTVIDGSITIVDHTFTGYQDILSNYSFGPRWPPMHPNKLEVFHTLKEITGFLNIQGNHKDFTNLTYFRNLEIIGGRQLTEYFASLYVVQTALVSFGLRSLKRINSGSVVILENKNLCYAQSIHWNKIRNSSEHDTLVSNNKNETLCKQEGQVCDEQCSDAGCWGPGPSQCLSCKNYVFDNVCLENCSVISGIYKAGSRECKNCHEECDGTCNGPKAENCNKCKHTRDGPFCVKECPTSKYNDNGVCKPCHKNCVGGCEGPENNIGPNGCHSCEKAIMNNNSVPEGCLQKLDNCPEGYFYEWVSPQEKGPLKVLAGKAVCRRCHPLCKNCTGYGTHEQVCRECVDFKLGENCVHDCPENSNYILPNTNPKICIPCASECDGCYGPESHQCYRCRSFKVHLDTKASNNVTLFNCTNTCPTETSYKVTSEDGRDTYCESQTLSSQLEHEIKPMILGIVSVVLLIIMMIGAIVLCRWRIKSKNKENTVKMTMALTGLDDNEPLRPTGLKPNLAKLRIIKEEEMRKGGQLGYGAFGNVYKGVWVPEGENVKIPVAIKVLHENTGANTSKEFLDEAYIMASVEHPNLLQLLAVCMTSQMMLVTQLMPLGCLLDFVRTYKDKIGSKPLLNWSTQIARGMAYLEERRLVHRDLAARNVLVQTSNCIKITDFGLAKLLDINEEQYKAAGGKMPIKWLALECIQHRVFTHKSDVWAFGVTIWEVLTYGERPYDNVPARNVPELLEKGERLPQPAICSIDVYMIMVKCWMLDAESRPTFKELADEFAKMSRDPGRYLAIKGDKYMRLPSYTLQNKFQDEKEMIRNLASAVEGPEALVDADEYLQPKSRAPIPPGLSVPSITDSPPNTPIRSCWPTGIPSHAAADSPTPQNQQNWDRELLRYGTAERSESTSGTNDGGINQRTQSYQHHHPHSHHNNNHHHHQHSLNHQHHQHQHSGNYNCPNDQHCRNIIGSADNRSSRYCSDPLKIIAGVRDCDVTDDCFQPEVATIHQQAQVGNLKLDLPLDEDDYLMPSPQIPANATQYMDLIGDTKPTETEPKRLINGYRKYPEFLSIAGKTSLDNPEYIMGQDDGPLTPQIIGIPTADLGKVLANGAFGSQQVKQRCNEEESDHEYYNDFDRLERERQPLNSLRKNETTV